The sequence below is a genomic window from Bacteroidetes Order II. bacterium.
AGTTAGTGACTGAGATTTCCTGCAACTATTCAACTGCTTTCAAAAATTCGCTGTCCAAAGGAGAAATTGAGGGTCCGAAATAGTTTGTGAGATTCCCTTTCTCGTCAATCACATACTTGCTAAAATTCCAATCAGGTTGGTGACTGTTCCAACCATTTGCCCTGCTGTCCGTAAGCCATTTAAATATAGGTTGCTGTTCCTTGCTTTTTACTACAACTCCTTTTTTTGCTATCGGAAATGTTACGCCATAGTTTATTTGGCAGAATTGGGAAATTTCGTTGTCACTACTTTTTTCTTGTTCCGCAAAATCATTGGCAGGAAATGCAATTATAGCTAATTTGTCACCTAACTTTTCGTGCAGCTTTTGTAATTCTGCATACTGCCCAGTATAACCACAATTTGAAGCGGTATTTACAATCAAAACTTTCTTGCCCGAATAGACGGAAAAGTCAATTGGATTTCCATTATTCAATATTGCTTTTTGTTGGTAGAAAGAAACTATCGATGAAGCATTATTTTCATTGCTTATAACGGTCCCGTTTTTACCACTTTTAGATGCTTTTCTAATTAGCGGATAAAGAAATCGTAATATTTTTTGTTTGAATGTTGCCATATTTTTTTTATTTATCGCTTATCTTTTTCTTGTCATTTCGGTGGCTGAAGTCTTCTATTGCCACTAACGTTTTTAATCAAAATGAAGTTGGCGATTTGATTGATATTTTCAGAAGGAGGGTTCATGGGAATTAATTAATGTTCAAAAATAACTTCTTCATTCG
It includes:
- a CDS encoding glutathione peroxidase, which codes for MATFKQKILRFLYPLIRKASKSGKNGTVISNENNASSIVSFYQQKAILNNGNPIDFSVYSGKKVLIVNTASNCGYTGQYAELQKLHEKLGDKLAIIAFPANDFAEQEKSSDNEISQFCQINYGVTFPIAKKGVVVKSKEQQPIFKWLTDSRANGWNSHQPDWNFSKYVIDEKGNLTNYFGPSISPLDSEFLKAVE